In Vigna unguiculata cultivar IT97K-499-35 chromosome 3, ASM411807v1, whole genome shotgun sequence, a single genomic region encodes these proteins:
- the LOC114175369 gene encoding uncharacterized protein LOC114175369, whose amino-acid sequence MITMGTTCFPTTNVLFEPQKLSGNFSILCDNVRGLSFLTPKPHLRSSYSNLGNRVKFTSFSMYKTTHLKVSQDALSPTEESLSSSPRVIGEHDLLVVGPGVLGRLVAQKWHQEIPDCQVYGQTVTTHHHNELIQMGIYPSLKWTEATHKFPNVIYCAPPSRTPDYAGNVRLAALSWNGEGSFLFTSSSAPYDCNDNGSCDEDSPVLPIGRNARVDVLLKAENVVLEFGGCVLRLAGLYKEDRGAHNYYLEKGTVDSRPDHILNLIHYEDAASLAVAILKKKFRGQIFLGCDNHPLSRQQMMDLVNKSGKFNKKFDKFTGTDDPLGKRLNNTKTRQVVGWKPKYPSFAGFLESSL is encoded by the exons ATGATTACGATGGGAACTACATGTTTCCCAACTACTAATGTTCTTTTCGAACCTCAAAAGCTATCTGGGAATTTCTCTATCCTCTGTGATAACGTTCGGGGTCTCAGTTTCCTCACTCCCAAACCCCATCTTCGATCTTCTTATTCAAACTTAGGAAATAGAGTAAAGTTTACATCTTTTTCGATGTACAAGACAACCCATTTGAAGGTCTCACAAGATGCACTCTCTCCCACGGAAGAATCACTCTCTTCCTCTCCTCGGGTAATTGGAGAACATGACTTACTCGTTGTGGGTCCTGGGGTTCTCGGTCGTTTGGTTGCTCAGAAATGGCATCAG GAAATTCCAGATTGTCAAGTTTATGGTCAGACAGTTACTACTCATCATCACAATGAGTTGATACAAATGGGTATTTATCCGTCTTTGAAATGGACGGAAGCTACTCACAAATTTCCAAATGTCATTTATTGTGCACCACCTTCCCGCACACCAGACTATGCTGGTAATGTTAG GTTAGCTGCATTAAGCTGGAATGGGGAAGGTTCTTTCTTGTTTACGTCAAGCAGTGCTCCATATGATTGTAATGATAATGGATCATGTGATGAG GATTCACCAGTTCTGCCAATTGGGAGGAACGCCAGGGTTGATGTCCTTCTAAAAGCTGAAAATGTGGTACTGGAGTTTGGTGGCTGTGTTCTGAGATTGGCAGGACTATAT aaagaagATAGAGGTGCACACAATTATTACTTGGAAAAGGGTACTGTTGATAGTCGTCCTGATCACATCCTGAATCTTATACATTATGAG GATGCAGCTTCCCTTGCAGTTGCaatcttgaagaaaaaattccGTGGACAGATTTTCCTGGGTTGTGATAATCATCCTTTGTCTAG GCAGCAAATGATGGACCTGGTTAATAAAAGTggaaaattcaataaaaagttTGATAAATTTACTG GAACAGATGATCCTCTAGGAAAAAGATTAAACAACACAAAAACACGCCAAGTGGTTGGGTGGAAGCCCAAGTACCCTAGCTTTGCTGGTTTTCTAGAGAGCAGTCTGTGA
- the LOC114179845 gene encoding protein UNUSUAL FLORAL ORGANS, with translation MEGFHPSMTSPFSYTFPISGAGSSTTTSNLTTATYSTSTIWMNSRIWSKLPQRLLDRVIAFLPPPAFFRARCVCKRWYALLFSNTFLELYLQVSPHRHWFIFFKHHKTRKSYIYKNNNNNNGSGCGHGAASSCEEGYLFDPSDMAWYRISFALVPSGFSPASSSAGLLCWVSDEAGPKTMLLCNPLVGSLTQLPPTLRPRLFPSIGLTISPTCIDVTVAGDDMISPYAVKNLTSESFHIDGGGFYSLWGTTSSLPRLCSLESGRMVYAEGKFYCMNCSPFSVLAYDITSNNWFKIQAPMRRFLRSPNLVECKGKLLLVAAVEKSKLNVPKSLRVWSLQACGTMWVESERMPQQLYIQFAELEVGNGFECVGHGEFIVIMIRGTDKALLFDICRKRWQWIPPCPYIAHDGFELHGFAYEPRLATPVTGLLDQLALPFQTFTA, from the coding sequence atggaAGGTTTTCACCCTTCAATGACGTCTCCTTTTTCGTACACATTCCCCATCAGTGGTGCTGGAAGTAGTACTACTACTAGCAATCTTACCACTGCCACTTACAGCACTTCTACTATATGGATGAACAGCAGAATATGGAGCAAGCTCCCTCAGAGGCTTCTCGACCGTGTAATAGCCTTCCTTCCTCCACCAGCTTTCTTTCGTGCACGTTGTGTTTGCAAGAGATGGTATGCACTTCTCTTCtccaacaccttccttgaattaTACCTCCAAGTCTCTCCACACCGCCACTGGTTCATATTCTTCAAGCACCACAAAACCCGCAAGAGCTACATCtacaagaacaacaacaacaacaacggTAGTGGCTGTGGACATGGTGCAGCCTCTTCCTGTGAAGAAGGGTACCTCTTTGATCCCTCTGACATGGCATGGTACCGTATTTCCTTTGCTTTGGTCCCTTCTGGCTTCTCTCCGGCCTCTTCTTCTGCTGGTTTACTTTGTTGGGTTTCTGACGAGGCTGGTCCCAAGACCATGCTTCTGTGCAACCCTTTGGTCGGTTCTCTCACTCAGTTACCTCCCACGTTGAGACCTAGACTCTTCCCTTCCATTGGCTTAACCATCAGCCCCACCTGCATAGATGTCACTGTTGCCGGGGATGACATGATATCTCCTTATGCAGTGAAGAACTTGACATCTGAAAGCTTTCACATCGATGGAGGAGGGTTTTACTCCTTGTGGGGCACCACCTCTTCTCTGCCTAGGCTTTGCAGCCTTGAATCCGGTCGAATGGTTTACGCTGAAGGGAAGTTTTACTGCATGAATTGCAGCCCTTTCAGCGTTTTGGCTTATGATATCACATCAAACAATTGGTTCAAAATACAAGCCCCAATGAGGAGGTTCCTCAGGTCTCCAAATCTCGTTGAGTGCAAGGGGAAGCTGCTTCTTGTTGCGGCTGTTGAGAAGAGCAAGCTGAACGTGCCAAAGAGTTTGAGGGTGTGGAGTTTGCAGGCTTGTGGGACAATGTGGGTGGAGTCAGAAAGAATGCCACAGCAGCTTTATATTCAGTTTGCTGAATTAGAAGTTGGAAACGGATTTGAATGTGTAGGGCATGGGGAGTTTATTGTGATCATGATTCGTGGCACAGACAAAGCGTTGCTGTTTGATATATGCAGAAAGAGGTGGCAGTGGATTCCACCTTGTCCTTACATTGCACATGATGGCTTTGAATTGCATGGTTTTGCGTATGAACCTAGACTCGCCACTCCTGTCACTGGCCTCCTTGATCAATTGGCTCTTCCCTTCCAGACTTTTACTGCTTAA